From Fibrobacter sp. UWB5, the proteins below share one genomic window:
- a CDS encoding rhomboid family intramembrane serine protease yields MRPFRFLPKVLRVLLISNAVVFGLAFIGGALGLQLNLPGVGAGTIREYIAYFGAFWPFAPEQAWRFVTYMFVHVDFWHFLFNMLMLWMFGSEVADMMGAKHFTGMYFFCGIFAAVFSLIMFWLGMTNAPIIGASGALMGIFVAYYKFFPNRMLLMFFFFPMRIKYAMWFMVAVDVLMAHSSDGIAHLAHLGGVVGGFLYMHFYERGFGNLGKAFEKMRGPKFKVHQGGRSESESGEKSSDDSDAIEGEVFYVDENKRMDEILKKVNREGINSLNESERQFLLKASEKLRRRRGGF; encoded by the coding sequence TGCAGTTGTTTTTGGACTTGCCTTTATTGGCGGTGCGCTTGGTTTGCAGTTGAACTTGCCCGGTGTGGGCGCTGGAACCATTCGTGAATACATCGCTTACTTTGGCGCCTTCTGGCCTTTTGCGCCGGAACAGGCTTGGCGCTTTGTGACCTACATGTTCGTACATGTGGACTTTTGGCATTTCTTGTTCAACATGCTCATGCTCTGGATGTTCGGTAGCGAAGTCGCCGACATGATGGGTGCCAAGCATTTTACGGGAATGTATTTCTTCTGCGGTATTTTTGCGGCGGTATTCAGCCTGATCATGTTCTGGCTCGGTATGACGAACGCCCCGATTATCGGTGCTTCGGGTGCCCTCATGGGAATCTTTGTGGCTTACTACAAGTTCTTCCCGAACCGCATGCTTTTGATGTTCTTCTTTTTCCCGATGCGAATCAAGTATGCCATGTGGTTCATGGTTGCAGTCGATGTGCTTATGGCGCATTCGAGCGATGGCATTGCGCACTTGGCCCACTTGGGTGGTGTCGTCGGCGGATTCCTTTACATGCACTTTTATGAACGCGGATTCGGTAATCTTGGCAAGGCATTCGAAAAAATGCGTGGTCCCAAGTTCAAGGTGCACCAGGGAGGCCGTTCCGAAAGCGAATCCGGCGAAAAGTCTAGCGATGATTCTGACGCTATCGAAGGCGAAGTTTTTTATGTGGATGAAAACAAGCGGATGGATGAAATCCTGAAGAAAGTCAATCGTGAAGGAATCAATTCGCTGAATGAATCCGAACGTCAATTTTTACTTAAGGCGAGCGAAAAGTTGCGCCGCCGTAGAGGAGGCTTCTAA
- a CDS encoding adenosine kinase produces the protein MKKVLGMGAALVDILANVDDAWIKAQGVQKGGMNMVDWPQMEKFLGALKNPLRVPGGSTCNTMVGLSRLGGKAAFISKIGNDELGNIFKKHLQDNGVESKLGLSDAATGCVFSAVTPDAQRSMWTYLGASDFLGSDDFVPALYDGVGLLYAEGYRAFNADCFKKSFTLARSLGVETALDFSSFGVVEACRKLFDELFAEGMIDIIIANEDEAYAYAGVKEEAALDVLAKKAKVAVVKIGKRGALIAKDGKVVHVQAGPAKAIDTTGAGDLWASGFLYGYMNGWDMEKSGNLGSVVSNEVVQVMGAQIPEDGWKRILATLS, from the coding sequence ATGAAGAAAGTTTTAGGTATGGGCGCAGCCCTCGTTGATATTTTGGCCAATGTGGATGACGCTTGGATCAAAGCTCAGGGTGTGCAGAAGGGTGGCATGAACATGGTGGATTGGCCCCAGATGGAAAAGTTCCTGGGCGCCCTCAAGAATCCGCTGCGTGTGCCGGGTGGCTCTACTTGCAATACAATGGTGGGTCTTTCTCGCCTGGGTGGCAAGGCCGCCTTTATCTCGAAGATTGGCAACGACGAACTCGGTAACATTTTCAAGAAGCACTTGCAAGACAATGGTGTGGAATCGAAGCTCGGCTTGAGCGATGCCGCTACCGGTTGCGTTTTCAGCGCCGTGACGCCCGATGCCCAGCGTTCCATGTGGACTTATCTGGGCGCCTCCGATTTCTTGGGCAGCGACGACTTTGTGCCGGCTCTTTACGACGGCGTTGGCTTGCTGTATGCCGAAGGCTACCGTGCCTTTAACGCAGATTGTTTCAAGAAGTCCTTTACCTTGGCCCGCAGCCTGGGTGTAGAAACCGCTCTCGATTTTAGCAGCTTTGGCGTGGTGGAAGCCTGCCGCAAGCTCTTTGACGAACTCTTTGCCGAAGGGATGATCGATATCATCATTGCCAACGAAGACGAAGCTTATGCCTATGCGGGCGTCAAGGAAGAAGCCGCTCTCGATGTGCTTGCCAAGAAGGCCAAGGTTGCCGTAGTGAAAATCGGCAAGCGCGGCGCCCTGATTGCCAAGGACGGCAAGGTGGTGCATGTGCAGGCTGGCCCTGCCAAGGCTATCGATACTACGGGTGCCGGCGACTTGTGGGCATCGGGATTCCTGTATGGCTACATGAACGGCTGGGATATGGAAAAATCGGGCAATTTGGGCAGTGTCGTGAGTAACGAAGTGGTCCAGGTGATGGGTGCCCAGATTCCGGAAGACGGCTGGAAGCGAATTTTAGCGACGCTTTCGTAA
- a CDS encoding choice-of-anchor I family protein: MNKILLSASLLLCAGFCFAKNAVPAGPFQWGHTLKPLSTTKMSTAEISAYMPAKKKLFVVGDANVVEVVDLSNPSEAKKISEVQIPGNASSVTVHGDLVAVSMLEVEEWRNGQVQVMRYTDNLEVLGLYTVCSQPDMIKFTPDGKNLLVACEGSPSTDFAVDPDGGIGFLTVAKADAESWKTAEFAVAGFDHLDTNRLKNAGVRAPGNQGFLKSLEPEYITVSDDSKLAWVSLQENNAMAIIDVPAKKIKKVFPLGFVDHSRNGFAIDAVSDGKIDIKNYYPLRGLRQPDGIAAFTAGDRHFVLTANEGAPVNDYKAWTDVTSVQELVAQGRLDETVFTEKMTTDLKDLSVSALERCDEGKFRTHNGKCPYAYTFGSRSVSIFDGETGKLLWDSGEMFERVLAKIAPEYFNWNSKKGKAKMDKRSSDKGCEPENVTVGEVGARRYAFAGLERTSGVAVFDITEPMAPVLVDYYLDPLDRGPEGILFIPADKSPMAGQALLVVGYEYSKTLTIYTIK; encoded by the coding sequence ATGAATAAGATTCTTTTGAGTGCAAGCCTGCTTTTGTGCGCAGGCTTTTGTTTTGCTAAAAATGCAGTGCCCGCCGGACCGTTCCAGTGGGGGCATACGCTTAAACCGCTTTCGACGACTAAAATGTCTACGGCAGAAATTTCGGCTTATATGCCTGCCAAGAAAAAACTGTTTGTCGTAGGTGATGCTAATGTCGTCGAAGTGGTGGACTTGAGCAATCCGAGCGAAGCCAAAAAGATTTCTGAAGTACAGATTCCGGGTAATGCCTCTAGCGTGACGGTTCATGGAGACTTGGTCGCGGTAAGCATGCTTGAAGTCGAAGAATGGCGCAATGGCCAGGTGCAGGTGATGCGTTACACCGACAATCTCGAAGTGCTTGGGTTGTACACGGTTTGTAGTCAGCCTGACATGATCAAGTTTACGCCCGATGGCAAGAACTTGCTGGTGGCCTGCGAAGGCTCGCCGAGTACGGATTTTGCGGTAGACCCTGATGGCGGTATTGGATTCTTGACAGTTGCTAAGGCGGACGCCGAATCGTGGAAAACTGCGGAATTTGCTGTGGCCGGATTTGATCATCTCGACACGAATAGACTTAAGAATGCTGGCGTGCGTGCTCCCGGAAATCAGGGCTTTTTGAAATCGCTGGAACCGGAATACATTACGGTTTCTGACGATTCCAAGCTGGCGTGGGTGAGCCTGCAAGAAAATAACGCCATGGCGATCATCGATGTGCCGGCCAAGAAAATCAAGAAGGTTTTCCCGTTGGGTTTTGTAGACCATTCCAGAAATGGTTTTGCAATCGATGCCGTGAGCGACGGAAAGATTGATATCAAGAATTATTACCCGCTGCGTGGACTTCGCCAGCCTGATGGCATTGCCGCTTTTACGGCAGGCGACAGACACTTTGTGCTGACTGCAAACGAAGGTGCTCCTGTAAATGATTACAAGGCATGGACCGATGTAACGAGCGTGCAGGAACTTGTGGCACAGGGCCGTTTGGATGAAACCGTGTTTACGGAAAAGATGACGACGGACTTGAAGGATCTTTCGGTCAGTGCGTTGGAACGTTGCGACGAGGGCAAGTTCCGCACCCATAATGGCAAGTGTCCTTACGCCTATACGTTCGGTTCTCGCTCCGTGAGCATTTTTGACGGCGAAACGGGAAAACTGCTCTGGGATTCCGGAGAAATGTTTGAACGCGTTCTGGCAAAGATTGCGCCGGAATACTTCAATTGGAATTCCAAGAAGGGCAAGGCCAAAATGGACAAGCGCAGTTCAGATAAGGGCTGCGAACCCGAGAACGTGACCGTGGGCGAGGTGGGTGCCCGTCGCTACGCTTTTGCGGGCCTGGAACGCACCAGTGGCGTTGCCGTTTTCGATATCACGGAGCCGATGGCACCTGTGCTTGTGGATTACTATTTGGATCCGCTGGATCGTGGCCCTGAAGGCATTCTCTTCATTCCGGCAGACAAGAGCCCGATGGCGGGCCAAGCCTTGTTGGTCGTTGGTTACGAATACAGCAAGACGCTGACGATTTATACAATCAAATAA
- a CDS encoding ATP-dependent helicase C-terminal domain-containing protein: MNYKDLALAEEEGKLEAAIAASRNLLIEAPTGSGKSLFIPYFLSKHCKGRVVVLQPRRIAALALAQFSAKLHGESCGKTVGYQFRQDSCKSADTRILFQTYGNFLQELLHGKLDADWIVFDEYHERKADMDLLFAFFRGAERPRIAVMSAALNRDELENALSVKCLSLGHPLYPVQIINQTPATGTSLVSGVGLDAEVVRALRTLYRNNIWQTTLVFLPGKAEIARCHTAAAEALGPNCAEFLELYGGQDRETQDRIFEVTERPRVIFTTNIAETSITVPNVTGVVDSGIERVSLYDDSEKVNVLRTLPISMQNAIQRSGRSGRTQNGCAIRLWSEESEKRMPQGIVPEVLQIEPSELLLQKAALEDLGEERRSRIKSGMTDGIVLPTAIPEAREKTATALLEKFGMLQDGAITALGLKAIRTPVSSIPLALLLASAQSKADLPDLLLAALAWIHSGTEFLQKAKVAYDILTLASDTLSKNRDVPREVSFTLRQLRDYRDGLKQDPSTAQQRCSAQDDTVRSLLKAFPDRLATPSGNAYKLANQNVIRLQVAEPPYAILALSMLRTGTTKSELKVNLYAPISQDMLGGESAKTRYELLWRSGQERFIGVEINESENADGSTTELSRKEILTQEASPKVLEELKKLTVDAWREKIEKENWSGKFLTEAVQTQLIKMRLAAKLYPEYGLPEFNEEDMELIFDEFASGKFLLRDINEDRYRSIVEDYFGKSMLQWLGKTFPDHFMLPNGKRARYSYQEVAVSDDGKSVQSIEGVLVEISARIEDLMQLRGEHKIADGKLKVRYDILAPNFRTIQKTWDLTGFWQNTYAEVRKELRGRYPKHPWPESVI, translated from the coding sequence GTGAATTACAAAGATTTAGCACTCGCCGAAGAAGAAGGCAAACTGGAAGCCGCGATAGCGGCTTCTCGCAATTTATTGATTGAAGCGCCAACCGGTTCGGGCAAGTCGCTATTTATCCCCTACTTTTTAAGCAAGCATTGCAAAGGCCGCGTGGTCGTCTTGCAGCCCCGTCGCATTGCGGCACTTGCGCTGGCTCAGTTCTCGGCAAAACTCCATGGAGAGAGCTGCGGAAAGACAGTCGGCTACCAGTTCAGGCAAGACAGTTGCAAAAGCGCAGACACGCGCATACTCTTCCAGACCTACGGTAACTTTCTGCAAGAGTTATTGCATGGCAAGCTGGATGCCGACTGGATTGTCTTTGACGAATACCACGAACGCAAAGCTGACATGGACTTGCTGTTTGCGTTTTTTAGGGGAGCCGAACGGCCTCGTATAGCCGTGATGTCAGCAGCACTCAACCGCGACGAGCTGGAAAACGCCCTCAGTGTAAAATGCCTGAGCCTCGGCCACCCGCTCTACCCCGTCCAGATTATCAACCAGACTCCGGCCACGGGGACATCGCTTGTTTCGGGCGTTGGACTTGACGCCGAAGTGGTGCGGGCGCTCCGCACGCTCTACCGCAACAACATCTGGCAAACCACGCTGGTATTCCTGCCGGGTAAAGCCGAAATCGCCCGCTGCCACACCGCCGCCGCCGAAGCCCTCGGCCCAAACTGCGCCGAATTTCTGGAACTCTACGGCGGCCAGGACCGCGAAACGCAAGACCGCATCTTTGAAGTCACCGAACGCCCGCGTGTAATTTTCACGACGAACATCGCCGAAACCTCTATCACCGTACCGAACGTGACAGGCGTTGTCGACAGTGGCATCGAGCGCGTGAGTTTGTATGATGACAGCGAAAAGGTGAATGTACTGCGCACGCTCCCCATTTCTATGCAAAATGCCATTCAGCGCAGCGGCCGTAGCGGCCGTACGCAGAATGGTTGTGCCATACGCCTCTGGAGCGAAGAATCCGAAAAGCGCATGCCTCAAGGAATCGTGCCCGAAGTACTGCAAATCGAGCCTTCGGAATTGCTACTGCAGAAAGCGGCGTTAGAGGATCTCGGCGAGGAGAGGAGATCCCGGATCAAGTCCGGGATGACAGATGGCATAGTACTTCCGACTGCAATTCCGGAAGCACGCGAAAAGACCGCGACTGCGCTCCTCGAAAAATTCGGGATGCTCCAGGACGGCGCCATCACCGCACTCGGCCTCAAGGCAATCCGCACGCCCGTTTCCAGCATTCCGCTCGCGCTGCTCCTCGCGTCGGCCCAAAGCAAGGCAGACCTTCCCGACTTGCTCCTCGCCGCGCTCGCTTGGATTCACTCCGGCACCGAATTCCTGCAGAAAGCAAAAGTCGCCTACGACATTCTCACACTTGCAAGCGACACGTTGTCCAAGAATCGGGATGTTCCGCGAGAAGTTTCGTTCACGCTTAGACAGCTGCGCGACTATCGCGATGGATTAAAGCAAGATCCTTCGACTGCGCAACAACGTTGCTCCGCTCAGGATGACACTGTTCGCAGCCTCTTAAAAGCTTTCCCGGACAGGCTCGCGACTCCGAGCGGAAACGCCTACAAGCTCGCCAACCAGAACGTAATTCGCCTGCAAGTTGCAGAACCGCCTTACGCGATTCTCGCCCTCAGCATGCTCCGTACCGGTACAACAAAGTCCGAACTCAAGGTCAACCTTTACGCGCCCATTTCGCAAGACATGCTCGGCGGCGAAAGTGCCAAGACCCGCTACGAACTCTTGTGGCGCAGCGGACAAGAAAGATTCATCGGAGTCGAAATCAACGAATCCGAAAACGCCGACGGTTCCACCACCGAACTTTCCCGCAAAGAAATTCTCACGCAAGAAGCCTCGCCTAAAGTTCTCGAAGAACTCAAGAAACTTACCGTCGACGCCTGGCGCGAAAAAATCGAGAAAGAAAACTGGAGCGGCAAGTTCCTGACCGAAGCCGTGCAAACGCAGCTCATCAAAATGCGTCTTGCAGCCAAGCTCTATCCGGAATACGGCCTCCCTGAATTCAACGAAGAAGACATGGAACTTATCTTTGACGAATTCGCAAGCGGCAAGTTCCTGCTCCGCGACATTAACGAAGACCGTTACCGCAGTATCGTCGAAGATTATTTTGGCAAATCCATGCTGCAATGGCTCGGCAAGACATTCCCCGACCATTTCATGCTCCCCAATGGCAAGCGCGCCCGCTACAGCTACCAAGAAGTCGCCGTCAGCGACGACGGAAAATCCGTGCAAAGCATTGAAGGCGTTCTCGTCGAAATCTCGGCCCGAATCGAAGACTTGATGCAACTCCGCGGCGAGCACAAAATTGCCGACGGCAAATTAAAAGTCCGGTACGACATTCTCGCACCGAACTTCCGCACGATTCAAAAAACTTGGGACTTGACTGGATTCTGGCAGAACACCTACGCCGAGGTGCGCAAGGAATTGCGTGGCCGCTACCCCAAGCACCCCTGGCCCGAATCCGTTATTTGA
- a CDS encoding POTRA domain-containing protein, whose amino-acid sequence MKRCLFTCAVTAFISVAAFAGVDSSIGCPDGTVISSIQYEGLEHTKNRVVERELLNKAGEPFSAEKFDLEKRRLQDLDLFTDVSVDCNGGNLKYTFVEIFRWIPAPASKTTERDGLMLGVALANLNILGEDIRAEVQYRTSTKHFLDNNEYAFYASSPYLFALPLGWNFEFSHTDSYDDIRDYHDDSWLLDLDLDYKFMPHMSILATVVGRRLERAAFLPEFGAGFAFDYRDSKIDTRKGIYYEYMLTHVGGTDAYIVACEGGCESMGSENYWELLNDARAYYTVSRFVTGATALVRYRPGDVKFYDYYSHGGVNSYRGRYGDSKRLGVHEALLNLEERFILLDRQPASIAGVNFFYGLQLVAGLDGSLIWNSGRPGWDNYEAAVYGGIHLVVPAVDRLRFEVGYSPDRGEPKFFFGMIEKVSTSRWRGR is encoded by the coding sequence TTGAAACGATGTCTTTTTACATGTGCTGTAACTGCGTTTATTTCTGTTGCAGCCTTTGCTGGCGTGGATTCGTCTATCGGTTGTCCTGATGGTACGGTCATTTCGTCCATTCAGTACGAAGGACTGGAGCATACCAAGAACCGCGTGGTGGAACGGGAGCTCTTGAACAAGGCGGGGGAGCCCTTCTCTGCCGAAAAGTTCGATCTTGAAAAACGCCGCCTACAAGACTTGGACTTGTTTACCGATGTGTCGGTAGATTGCAACGGTGGAAATCTGAAGTACACATTCGTTGAAATATTCCGCTGGATTCCCGCACCGGCGAGCAAGACGACAGAGCGCGATGGCCTGATGCTTGGGGTGGCTCTTGCCAACCTGAATATTTTGGGTGAAGATATCCGCGCCGAAGTTCAGTACCGCACATCGACCAAACATTTCCTCGATAACAACGAGTACGCCTTCTACGCAAGTTCGCCGTACCTGTTTGCCCTGCCGCTGGGTTGGAATTTCGAGTTTTCTCATACGGATAGCTATGACGATATTCGTGACTATCACGATGATAGCTGGCTTCTGGATTTGGACTTGGATTACAAATTCATGCCGCATATGTCTATTTTGGCAACGGTTGTCGGCCGTCGCCTGGAACGAGCCGCGTTCTTGCCGGAATTTGGTGCCGGTTTTGCCTTTGATTACCGCGATAGCAAGATTGATACTCGCAAGGGCATTTACTATGAATACATGCTGACGCATGTGGGCGGAACAGATGCATACATAGTTGCCTGTGAAGGTGGCTGCGAATCCATGGGCAGCGAAAACTACTGGGAACTCTTGAACGATGCCCGCGCCTACTATACCGTCAGCCGTTTTGTAACGGGTGCGACGGCGCTCGTGCGTTACCGCCCGGGCGATGTCAAGTTTTACGATTACTATTCCCACGGCGGTGTGAATTCTTATCGCGGTCGTTATGGCGATTCCAAGCGCCTGGGCGTACACGAAGCCTTGCTGAATTTGGAAGAACGCTTTATCCTGCTGGATCGCCAGCCGGCGAGTATCGCGGGCGTGAATTTCTTCTACGGCCTCCAGTTGGTGGCTGGTCTTGATGGTAGCCTTATCTGGAATTCGGGTCGCCCCGGTTGGGATAATTACGAGGCGGCCGTCTATGGCGGTATTCATCTGGTGGTTCCTGCAGTAGACCGCTTGCGATTTGAAGTGGGCTACAGCCCTGACAGGGGAGAACCCAAGTTCTTCTTTGGCATGATTGAAAAGGTCTCGACGTCTCGCTGGCGTGGCAGATAA
- a CDS encoding inorganic diphosphatase, translated as MAINYLDLPIGRKYPYEVDCVVEIGKDTNLKYEYDERLHVFRLDRCLLSSMSYPCTYGFIPSTKADDGDAIDMLIYSPASMMTGTVCTCRVIGALDMTDGGRKDYKVLGVPVFNPRPIKDITDVDQMFLRITRNFFQNYKELEGKDVQIGEWQNAAFAREKVIAAHKAYFQMQVQVPETCYQEPESVDHLPPDELI; from the coding sequence ATGGCAATTAACTATCTGGATCTCCCGATTGGTCGCAAGTACCCCTACGAAGTGGACTGCGTCGTGGAAATCGGTAAAGACACCAACCTCAAGTACGAATATGATGAACGCCTGCACGTGTTCCGCCTGGACCGCTGCCTGCTGAGCTCCATGAGCTACCCCTGTACTTACGGCTTTATCCCGAGCACCAAGGCTGATGACGGCGACGCTATCGATATGCTGATTTACAGCCCGGCCTCCATGATGACGGGAACGGTTTGCACCTGCCGCGTGATTGGTGCGCTTGACATGACCGATGGCGGTCGCAAGGACTATAAGGTCTTGGGCGTTCCGGTTTTCAACCCGCGCCCCATCAAGGACATTACTGACGTCGACCAGATGTTCCTGCGCATTACGCGTAACTTCTTCCAGAACTACAAGGAACTGGAAGGCAAGGACGTTCAGATTGGCGAATGGCAGAATGCCGCCTTTGCCCGCGAAAAGGTGATTGCCGCTCACAAGGCTTACTTCCAGATGCAGGTTCAGGTGCCTGAAACTTGCTACCAGGAACCGGAAAGTGTCGATCACTTGCCGCCTGACGAATTGATTTAA
- a CDS encoding bifunctional diguanylate cyclase/phosphodiesterase, whose amino-acid sequence MNKIVSFAFLFLAVGLLVLQLFVGNYLLLDLTATALIIIAILRIEKLQQEASIAKEKVIKRQREIYNVTHDKLTGLYTKEALFEKIRDTIAKHPDVNYWVAYFDIKDFKIVNDIFGSDMGDSVLLKVASWLRENSTKEWVFGRLGGDDFGICLPAGDANLQQLERRFSRYVISNGSIDHRILMHMGIYKITEPNIGISIMFDRAQLALTSVKNEYNKHIAFYDNKMRKQVMWDQMISAQIEKAIEEKQVRPYLQPIVDNNGQIIGAEALIRWDHPKEGFLQPETFIPTFEKNGMIADLDKYIWRSACEILSTWTGEKSHLFISINISPKDFLFMDVFAEISSLIEEFKIEPTRLRIEITETVMMTEAENRMAILNRFRESGFIVEMDDFGSGYSSLNQLKDMPLDVLKIDMKFLSSSKNSQKAEIILRNVLKLSGDLGLSSLTEGVETEAQYHMLNKMGCNLFQGYFFAKPMTVDEFEKVCDSRVA is encoded by the coding sequence ATGAATAAAATTGTATCGTTTGCGTTTCTTTTCTTGGCTGTCGGGCTCTTGGTGTTACAACTTTTCGTTGGAAACTATCTCCTATTGGACCTTACGGCGACCGCATTAATTATTATTGCCATTTTGCGTATCGAAAAGCTTCAGCAAGAGGCTTCTATTGCCAAAGAAAAGGTAATCAAGCGCCAGCGTGAAATCTACAACGTCACCCATGACAAATTGACCGGATTGTACACCAAGGAAGCCCTTTTCGAAAAAATTAGGGACACCATCGCCAAGCACCCCGATGTCAATTACTGGGTCGCCTACTTCGACATCAAGGATTTCAAGATCGTAAACGATATCTTCGGTAGCGACATGGGCGACAGCGTCTTGCTGAAGGTAGCCTCCTGGCTTCGCGAAAATTCTACCAAGGAATGGGTATTCGGGCGCCTTGGCGGCGACGATTTCGGCATTTGCCTACCGGCTGGAGATGCAAACCTACAACAACTGGAACGCCGTTTTTCACGATACGTCATTTCGAACGGTTCCATCGATCACCGCATTTTAATGCACATGGGTATCTACAAGATTACCGAACCCAATATCGGCATATCGATCATGTTCGACCGCGCCCAACTCGCCCTCACCTCGGTCAAGAACGAATACAATAAGCACATCGCCTTCTACGACAACAAAATGCGAAAGCAAGTGATGTGGGACCAGATGATTTCTGCCCAAATCGAAAAAGCCATCGAAGAAAAGCAAGTGCGCCCTTACTTACAGCCCATTGTTGACAACAACGGGCAGATTATCGGAGCCGAAGCGCTTATCCGCTGGGACCACCCCAAGGAAGGCTTCTTGCAGCCCGAAACCTTTATCCCGACATTCGAAAAAAACGGCATGATTGCCGACCTGGACAAGTATATTTGGCGAAGTGCCTGCGAAATCCTTTCTACCTGGACCGGAGAAAAATCGCACCTGTTCATTTCGATCAACATTTCGCCGAAGGACTTCTTGTTCATGGATGTCTTCGCCGAGATTAGCTCCTTGATCGAAGAATTCAAGATCGAGCCCACGCGCCTGCGCATCGAAATTACCGAAACCGTGATGATGACCGAAGCCGAAAACCGCATGGCCATTCTGAACCGATTCCGCGAATCCGGATTTATTGTCGAGATGGACGACTTTGGCAGCGGTTATTCTTCGCTGAACCAGCTCAAGGACATGCCGCTCGACGTTCTGAAAATCGACATGAAGTTCTTAAGCAGTTCCAAGAACAGCCAGAAGGCCGAAATCATCTTGCGCAACGTGCTCAAGCTCTCGGGCGATCTGGGACTTTCGTCGCTTACCGAAGGCGTTGAGACCGAAGCCCAGTACCACATGCTGAACAAAATGGGCTGCAACCTTTTCCAAGGTTACTTCTTTGCCAAGCCCATGACAGTAGATGAATTCGAAAAAGTCTGCGACAGCAGAGTCGCTTAA